The Anabaena sp. PCC 7108 region GACTGAATTTGGAGTTGCGAGCAATATTGTTTGACTTGTAGATTTCCGCAGATGATTCTCTGAATGACGACCCATGCTGAATACCTCTTAATCTCTTGGTAAGAGTGGTTACTTCAATTAATAACTCTATAGCTATTAAGCTAATAAGATATCGGGTAGTTACAAAACTTAATCAACTCAGGATTTACAGATTTAGTAGGGTGCGTCAGATGGCAAAATTTTGTTAATTGTGGGCTAATTATCGGGTCTGACGTGGTTGGTGAGCTTGCCGAACCACACCATAGAAGAGATAAAATCCACAATCCATATTTGATAAATTTTGTTAATGGGTAAGTCCTAAAATACTGCAAATAAACAGATATTTGATATCTGACACACCATAAAATAGATGTTTGGTGTGACACTTGCGTAAATCCTATTAACTCAGGACTTACAAATTTAGTAGGTTTTTCATATCTGATGCACCCAGCCCCTACCGAACTCAACTTTGCTTAAAAATTGTAAAGCTTTAACTACAGAATCTAGTCAAAGAACTATAGTAATCATAACTTGATAGCTATGTAAGTATTAACCCAAGTTGCTAGTTATCTAGTTGAGGCTGGTAATGGGTGATTGGTAATTGGTGATTGATGATTGGTGATTGATGATTGGTGATAAAATCCCAGGCTTCATCCTGTTCATCCTTAAATCCTGTTCATCTTGATTCAGACAGTTTCCCTAACTAGCAACTTACGTTATTAAACAAACTACTAGAGGAATCATGGTAAATACCCTACCCAAACCAGGAATTAAAGCCCCAACCAAAGAAACCGTACTTACTCCCCGGTTTTACACCACAGACTTTGAAACCGCTGCTAATTTGGATCTTTCCGCCCAAGAAACAGAGTTACAGGCAATGTTGGCAGAAATGCGAGCCGACTACAACCGCCACCATTTCGTCCGGGATGACGAGTTTGAGCAGTCTTGGGAACACATTGATGGTGAAGCACGCAGCGCCTTTATTGAGTATTTGGAACGCTCTTGTATTTCCGAGTTTTCCGGGTTTTTGCTATTTAAAGAATTATCACGGAAGCTAAAACAACGTAATCCGTTATTAGCGGAAATATTTCAACTGATGGCGCGTGATGAAGCTCGTCATGCGGGATTTCTCAATAAAGCAATGGGTGATTTTAAACTTTCTCTGGACTTGGGTGAGGTAACAAAAACCCGCACCTATACATTTTTCCCATTGGAGTGGGTGCTTTATAGTGTTTATTTATCAGAAAAAATTGGTTATTGGCGTTACATCATTATCTATCACCATTTACAAAAGCATCCAGAGCATCAGTTTTACCCAATTTTTCGTAAATTTGAGAGTTGGTGTCAAGATGAAAACCGACATGGGGATATATTCAAGGC contains the following coding sequences:
- the acsF gene encoding magnesium-protoporphyrin IX monomethyl ester (oxidative) cyclase gives rise to the protein MVNTLPKPGIKAPTKETVLTPRFYTTDFETAANLDLSAQETELQAMLAEMRADYNRHHFVRDDEFEQSWEHIDGEARSAFIEYLERSCISEFSGFLLFKELSRKLKQRNPLLAEIFQLMARDEARHAGFLNKAMGDFKLSLDLGEVTKTRTYTFFPLEWVLYSVYLSEKIGYWRYIIIYHHLQKHPEHQFYPIFRKFESWCQDENRHGDIFKALLRSQPKLWNNWKSRLWSRFFLLSVFATHTLTVHERGSFYHLLGLEPTEFDQQVVRNTNETAGRAFPVMLNTEHPQFFPLLQQCSDYNLKISEISRSSSNKVVKFIRKLPLITAIVWNLLLVYLIKPIDTEALRGTVR